From Megalobrama amblycephala isolate DHTTF-2021 linkage group LG8, ASM1881202v1, whole genome shotgun sequence, the proteins below share one genomic window:
- the im:7152348 gene encoding E3 ubiquitin-protein ligase KEG: MVLFEDQECGVCYLRYSRLDRVPRTLHCNHTFCTPCLEIMGLHYSSLRTIRCPLCRQVTCLDRGVSLQEALFVNSQLWDNICDEQEEEENERQQEKEEEGKNSNIQELPSSQAECPVPKQYRPKFRLPSFLKRITFSRHPEERIVPTCNVQMMSWRRISSEEIF, translated from the exons ATGGTGCTGTTTGAGGATCAAGAATGTGGGGTCTGTTACCTGCGTTACTCTCGGCTCGACCGCGTTCCCAGAACTCTCCACTGTAACCACACATTCTGCACGCCCTGTCTGGAGATAATGGGGCTGCATTACAGCAGCCTGCGCACCATTCGCTGCCCCCTCTGTCGTCAGGTGACTTGTCTGGACCGTGGGGTCAGCTTGCAGGAGGCTCTTTTTGTCAATAGCCAACTGTGGGACAACATTTGTGATGAacaggaggaggaagagaaCGAGAGACAGCAGGAAAAGGAGGAAGAGGGGAAAAACTCTAATATACAGGAGCTGCCCTCATCACAGGCTGAATG TCCAGTGCCAAAACAATACAGACCTAAATTCCGACTCCCATCTTTCCTGAAGAGAATTACTTTTTCCAGACACCCTGAAGAAAGGATTGTTCCCACCTGCAATGT ACAAATGATGTCATGGCGAAGGATTTCATCAGAAGAGATATTCTGA